The sequence TTTCTCCTCTCTGACCCGACTATTATTTTTAGCCTTGTCGATAGTGATGTTAAGTATCTTCAGAAGCCTTTCTATTAGATTAGTGTAAATAGTAGACTTTTGTTCAGGTTTAGTTTGGCTAGAGGAATTAGTCTCTGGTTTGTGTTCATTTCTGCTAGCAATAATGGCTGCAATGAACGAAAAGGTATTGGGTAAATGTGGAAGGAACATAAGTAGTCTCAAGAGAAAGCGGGACAGCCCCGCTGCATACCATGCGGATGCTTGCCGCACCTCTGAACTGCATCAGTGTCCTGCCGACGACTCTGCTGTTAGGTTTCATGTTGATCAAGACCATAAGGCAAAAATCTTGTGCCACTTCAACAGGCAGATTTTGAAGAGCTATAAGAACTTCATGACTAGCGCGCCACCTAAGCGTATTCTACTCCGCCAAGGTTCTGACTGGAAAGACTTCCCAGAAAAAATTGTCAAGTTGGCCCAAGTTGACTTCAGGGCAAAAAAGACAATCACAGAAACAGGATATCAGAACCAGCTTTTTTTGCTGGATTTTGTGCATATGACGTTCATAGACTCAAAGACAGATCTTCAGAGGCCGATAGCTTGGATTGATGAAAATGGAAAGGGCTACTTCCCGGAAACGTTTCTGCAAGATCAGAAACTATTTAAGAAGAAAGATTTTGGCAATGGAAATCAAGGGTACATTAGTGTTGAGCCAAATGGGACACGAGAAATGAATGGCCAGCTCAGAACATCAGAAAGTTCTGCAGAAAGCTCGAACTTTGAGTCCAGTACTGAAGATGTTTCCAGTCCTAAGAGAGCTAGGGCTGAAAAGTGTGCCATGGGGAAAAATTATTGTGATGTGGGAGAAGCTACTGGTGAAAATGAGCCATGCACTTTGTTGCCTACAGCCTTTAATATGCTGCCACACCAAGATAATCTGGGTGAGCTATCACGTGCTCAGCGCACTATTGAAGCCGTGGAGAAATTGTTGCTGCATGGGATGGGTGCTGTTATTGGATCCAAGGACATCATTGGGATCTACAGAACTCCGTTACTGAATGACTGTGGACAAGTCCGTTACCATCTTCATCAAAAGCAGGTACATGCTACTGGATGTCACCGTGGAAGTGCTAATGTCCGTTATGCATGGCTTGCTTGCTCCAAAAGCACTGTGCATGAATTGATGCTGAACAGCATGTTACAAGTTCATAAGCCCATTAAGTGTCCTGCCTATGGAAATGGCACCCTCCTTGCACCAGCAAGTCACTCCGATCTGTGGTATGTTCTTGATCTGTGTAGCGTTCCTTACCCAAAACATAATATTCTTTGTTAGGATCCTcctttttttctaaatattgTGGACACCTAGCTCTGTTATCTCCAAATCTATGTTTCTTAATTGTTCACAAGTTCTGTTATCTCCACATATATGTCTCATAGCTGCTCACACGTCACTGGATTCATTATTTTCTTCTCACCTACATGTTGTCTACACGTTTTTAGATGGCAGCTTTTGTTACAGCTTCATTTTCTTATTCTGATTCCTTACCAAGTTTTTTCCCTTTCCCTAACCGTAgcaaaaatcaatatttgtatTACTTTCTGCAGTGTGAAATACTCTGATGTTGATGAAAATGGCATTGTCCATATGATGTTGTGCCGTGTTATAATGGGGAACGTAGAAATAGTTCACCATGGATCTAAGCAGCACCGACCTAGTagtgactattttgatagtggaGTAGATGACCTTAAAAACCCACAGCATTACATTGTGTGGGATATGAATCTGAATAGTCACGTCTATTCTGAGTTTGTTGTCACCATCAAATTGCCCAAAGGTAACTAATCGCAACTATTGTTTCTTTGAATGTTTTTAGCTCGTATA is a genomic window of Phragmites australis chromosome 24, lpPhrAust1.1, whole genome shotgun sequence containing:
- the LOC133907881 gene encoding inactive poly [ADP-ribose] polymerase RCD1-like isoform X1; its protein translation is MAAMNEKVLGKCGRNISSLKRKRDSPAAYHADACRTSELHQCPADDSAVRFHVDQDHKAKILCHFNRQILKSYKNFMTSAPPKRILLRQGSDWKDFPEKIVKLAQVDFRAKKTITETGYQNQLFLLDFVHMTFIDSKTDLQRPIAWIDENGKGYFPETFLQDQKLFKKKDFGNGNQGYISVEPNGTREMNGQLRTSESSAESSNFESSTEDVSSPKRARAEKCAMGKNYCDVGEATGENEPCTLLPTAFNMLPHQDNLGELSRAQRTIEAVEKLLLHGMGAVIGSKDIIGIYRTPLLNDCGQVRYHLHQKQVHATGCHRGSANVRYAWLACSKSTVHELMLNSMLQVHKPIKCPAYGNGTLLAPASHSDLCVKYSDVDENGIVHMMLCRVIMGNVEIVHHGSKQHRPSSDYFDSGVDDLKNPQHYIVWDMNLNSHVYSEFVVTIKLPKDSLVRQEDCQNSSEVSLVLNSSSPDCMPVEMSLQASPPLGGQCAAPMLGDSMERAPSTPWMPFSMLFAAISTKVSPENMDLVISCYEEFKSKKISRAELVKKLRNIVGDRVLISAIMRHQDKLPPKGRREAPNTSVKMVAKS
- the LOC133907881 gene encoding inactive poly [ADP-ribose] polymerase RCD1-like isoform X2, with the protein product MAAMNEKVLGKCGRNISSLKRKRDSPAAYHADACRTSELHQCPADDSAVRFHVDQDHKAKILCHFNRQILKSYKNFMTSAPPKRILLRQGSDWKDFPEKIVKLAQVDFRAKKTITETGYQNQLFLLDFVHMTFIDSKTDLQRPIAWIDENGKGYFPETFLQDQKLFKKKDFGNGNQGYISVEPNGTREMNGQLRTSESSAESSNFESSTEDVSSPKRARAEKCAMGKNYCDVGEATGENEPCTLLPTAFNMLPHQDNLGELSRAQRTIEAVEKLLLHGMGAVIGSKDIIGIYRTPLLNDCGQVRYHLHQKQVHATGCHRGSANVRYAWLACSKSTVHELMLNSMLQVHKPIKCPAYGNGTLLAPASHSDLCVKYSDVDENGIVHMMLCRVIMGNVEIVHHGSKQHRPSSDYFDSGVDDLKNPQHYIVWDMNLNSHVYSEFVVTIKLPKDSLVRQEDCQNSSEVSLVLNSSSPDCMPVQERAVILN